Proteins found in one Desulfobulbaceae bacterium genomic segment:
- a CDS encoding citramalate synthase, whose amino-acid sequence MVKEVTIYDTTLRDGTQAENFNLSVDDKIRITLKLDELGIDFIEGGWPGSNPTSVQFFQEIQSYNLKHSKLSAFGSTRLFSNPASQDANLQALLAAKTPCVTIFGKTWDIHVDIALRISLEDNLTIIDESLRYLRPYVEKLFYDAEHFFDGFKANPSYALTTIEKAYQAGSDCLVLCDTNGGTLPTEIAHIMDEVKRYFDQKKITPNLGVHVHNDSETAVANSLVAVDHGATQIQGTINGFGERCGNANLTSIIPGLALKMNCSFAAAQHLSRLTEVARFVNELANLPHNKYQPYVGAAAFAHKGGIHVAAVQRNPLTYEHITPEKVGNIRRILISDQSGKSNVLHKAKKFGLDLESTDPLVTTILKRLKELENQGFQYEGAEASFELLMRRAMGTMPIFFELKGFTVLNHKDTPEGATKAEATIQLEVGGETVHTASMGEGPVNALDNALRKGLTCFYPQLETMSLSDYKVRVLASEHGTGAQVRVLIESTDGKSQWGTVGVSHDIIEASWQALVDGISYKLLKDKLTQQEAKKQGC is encoded by the coding sequence ATGGTAAAAGAAGTAACAATATACGATACCACCCTGCGAGATGGGACTCAGGCTGAAAACTTCAATCTGTCTGTTGATGATAAAATTCGAATCACCCTTAAACTTGATGAACTGGGGATCGACTTCATTGAAGGCGGCTGGCCAGGATCAAATCCGACCTCAGTTCAATTTTTTCAAGAGATACAAAGTTATAATCTGAAACATTCTAAACTGTCGGCCTTCGGTAGCACCAGACTGTTCAGTAATCCAGCGTCTCAGGATGCAAACCTTCAGGCCCTGCTCGCAGCTAAGACACCATGTGTAACCATCTTTGGAAAGACGTGGGATATCCATGTTGATATTGCACTACGCATTTCACTAGAGGATAATCTGACCATTATCGATGAGTCCCTTCGCTATCTGCGTCCCTATGTTGAAAAACTCTTTTACGATGCGGAACATTTTTTTGATGGATTCAAGGCAAACCCCAGCTATGCCCTGACCACCATTGAAAAAGCTTATCAGGCAGGATCTGACTGCCTGGTTCTTTGTGATACCAATGGAGGAACGTTGCCCACAGAAATCGCCCACATCATGGACGAAGTGAAGCGTTACTTTGATCAGAAAAAGATTACACCAAATCTAGGCGTCCATGTTCACAACGATTCAGAGACCGCAGTTGCTAATTCACTGGTGGCAGTCGACCATGGAGCTACCCAGATCCAAGGTACCATCAATGGTTTTGGAGAGCGTTGCGGCAATGCCAACCTGACCTCGATTATTCCTGGATTGGCATTAAAAATGAATTGCTCCTTTGCCGCTGCCCAACATTTGTCAAGATTGACCGAAGTCGCCCGTTTCGTCAATGAACTGGCCAATCTTCCTCACAATAAATACCAACCCTATGTCGGCGCCGCCGCCTTCGCTCATAAAGGTGGCATTCATGTGGCAGCAGTCCAGCGCAATCCTTTAACCTATGAGCATATTACTCCAGAAAAGGTTGGCAACATCAGGAGGATTCTTATCTCCGATCAGTCTGGTAAGAGTAACGTGCTGCATAAGGCAAAAAAATTCGGTCTGGATCTGGAAAGCACCGATCCTCTGGTAACTACAATTCTCAAACGTTTAAAGGAATTGGAAAACCAGGGCTTTCAATATGAAGGCGCCGAGGCCTCATTTGAACTATTGATGCGCCGAGCCATGGGGACAATGCCCATTTTTTTTGAACTGAAGGGGTTCACTGTCCTCAACCATAAGGATACCCCTGAAGGGGCGACCAAGGCCGAGGCCACCATCCAGCTTGAGGTGGGAGGGGAAACTGTACACACCGCCTCTATGGGGGAAGGACCTGTTAATGCTTTGGATAATGCGCTACGCAAGGGCCTCACCTGTTTTTATCCACAGCTAGAGACTATGTCCCTCAGCGATTATAAAGTTCGGGTCTTGGCGTCAGAGCATGGCACCGGAGCACAGGTGCGGGTATTGATTGAGTCGACAGACGGCAAAAGTCAGTGGGGTACGGTCGGAGTGTCCCATGATATTATCGAGGCCAGTTGGCAAGCCCTGGTTGACGGTATCTCCTACAAACTTCTGAAGGATAAACTTACTCAGCAGGAGGCCAAAAAACAGGGGTGCTGA
- a CDS encoding histidinol phosphate phosphatase domain-containing protein yields MIDLHTHTFFSDGVLVPAEHLRRVEVLGYHAVAITDHADSSNLDFIVPRIVKVAADLNQHSVTRLIPGIELTHVPPGMFKDLTEEARRLGALIVVGHGETVVEPVVPGTNLAAIEAGVDILAHPGFISEEETRMAASRGILLELSARKGHSLTNGHVAAMALRFGAKLVVNADAHGPGDFLTASMAKIVALGAGVTEAGFEQIRRNMAELVERVTQ; encoded by the coding sequence ATGATTGATCTGCATACCCACACTTTCTTCAGTGACGGCGTCCTGGTACCCGCCGAACATTTGCGCCGGGTAGAAGTTTTGGGTTATCATGCCGTAGCGATTACTGATCATGCCGATTCCTCAAATCTTGATTTTATTGTCCCGCGGATTGTTAAGGTTGCCGCCGACCTTAACCAGCATTCTGTAACGAGACTGATTCCGGGAATCGAATTGACCCATGTGCCACCAGGAATGTTCAAAGATTTGACGGAAGAGGCGCGACGTCTTGGGGCGCTTATTGTCGTGGGCCATGGAGAGACGGTAGTTGAACCGGTTGTACCTGGCACCAATTTGGCTGCCATTGAGGCCGGTGTCGATATCCTGGCTCATCCTGGATTCATTAGTGAAGAGGAGACCAGGATGGCAGCCAGTAGGGGCATACTCCTTGAGTTGTCGGCTCGCAAAGGACACTCTCTAACGAACGGTCACGTTGCAGCCATGGCTTTACGTTTTGGCGCCAAGCTTGTGGTAAATGCTGATGCCCATGGTCCTGGTGATTTTTTAACTGCAAGTATGGCCAAGATCGTTGCTTTAGGCGCTGGAGTGACAGAGGCGGGGTTTGAGCAAATCCGCCGTAATATGGCAGAGTTGGTGGAAAGGGTTACGCAATAA
- the miaB gene encoding tRNA (N6-isopentenyl adenosine(37)-C2)-methylthiotransferase MiaB produces the protein MNDRDSEIMAQLMSENSLPANDIADADIVLVNTCSIREKAEQKAFSLLGQLKALKQKKEGLIIGVVGCVAQQEGQKILQRMPYVDLVLGPQNIYNLPALLDDLKCDRKRIVAIDQSPSFVIPPFLPEMGRGPSHKRFVTIMQGCNNFCTYCVVPFTRGREVSRLFSDIIAEARLLVDHGVKEITLLGQNVNSYGRDQQGKQIHTFAELLRAVAGLDGLERLRFTTSNPKDLTTELTQTFADLPVLCSHFHLPVQSGSDQVLKRMNRNYTRDRYLALVDELRTSRPDIAITTDIIVGFPGETEADFEETFALVNEVRYHGVFSFKYSDRPQAKSVDFDNKLSEEIKTERLARLHKKIDEIVFERNREYHNRLERVMVESEQVSKDGQWHGRTSSNHIVHFESTVPLFPGQMVDILITEACQHSLRGEIK, from the coding sequence ATGAATGATCGTGACTCGGAAATCATGGCCCAATTGATGTCCGAAAACTCATTGCCAGCCAATGATATCGCTGATGCTGACATCGTATTAGTCAACACCTGTAGCATTCGAGAAAAAGCAGAACAGAAAGCATTTTCTCTTCTTGGTCAGTTAAAGGCCTTGAAACAAAAAAAAGAGGGGTTGATCATTGGAGTTGTTGGTTGTGTTGCCCAACAAGAGGGGCAAAAAATATTACAGAGAATGCCGTATGTTGACTTAGTGCTGGGGCCGCAGAACATTTACAACCTCCCTGCTCTACTTGATGACCTCAAGTGTGACCGCAAGCGGATTGTCGCCATTGATCAATCGCCCTCCTTCGTAATACCTCCTTTTCTGCCAGAAATGGGACGTGGCCCCAGTCATAAAAGGTTCGTCACTATTATGCAGGGATGTAATAATTTTTGCACTTATTGTGTCGTTCCCTTTACCAGAGGGAGGGAGGTAAGCCGTCTTTTTTCAGACATTATTGCTGAGGCCAGACTGCTCGTTGACCATGGGGTTAAGGAAATCACCCTACTTGGCCAAAATGTTAATTCCTACGGACGAGATCAACAGGGCAAACAAATTCACACCTTTGCAGAATTGCTTCGGGCTGTAGCTGGGCTTGATGGCTTGGAGCGTCTCCGTTTCACCACCTCAAACCCTAAAGATCTTACGACTGAACTGACGCAGACTTTTGCCGACCTCCCTGTCCTCTGCTCTCATTTTCATCTTCCGGTTCAGTCCGGTTCTGACCAGGTACTTAAGCGAATGAATCGTAATTATACCCGAGATCGCTATTTGGCTTTAGTCGATGAGTTGCGAACAAGCCGACCGGATATTGCAATCACCACTGATATCATTGTTGGTTTCCCCGGTGAAACAGAGGCGGATTTCGAAGAGACTTTCGCACTTGTTAACGAAGTTCGTTATCATGGAGTATTTTCGTTTAAGTATTCTGATCGTCCCCAGGCAAAATCTGTTGATTTTGACAACAAATTGTCAGAAGAAATCAAGACTGAGCGACTTGCCAGATTGCACAAAAAAATTGACGAGATCGTCTTTGAACGTAACCGTGAATACCATAACCGTCTAGAGCGGGTTATGGTAGAGAGTGAACAAGTTAGTAAAGACGGCCAATGGCATGGGCGGACAAGTTCCAACCATATAGTTCATTTTGAGTCCACTGTGCCATTGTTCCCTGGGCAGATGGTCGATATTTTAATTACTGAAGCTTGCCAACATTCATTACGTGGAGAAATAAAATAA
- a CDS encoding DUF4911 domain-containing protein, protein MTTEFGTILLKITPHRIGFIKFILEGYDGMALVSTVDSKSGSIIIRYPLSFHDNLTAIIADLSPLLFGEVIINQQTLTPNGLNHKQQNSSFTKLPH, encoded by the coding sequence ATGACGACTGAGTTTGGAACCATTTTGTTGAAAATTACCCCTCATCGCATCGGATTTATTAAATTTATCCTTGAGGGGTACGATGGCATGGCACTCGTGTCTACTGTTGACTCAAAGAGTGGGTCTATTATTATTCGCTATCCCCTTTCGTTTCATGACAACCTAACAGCAATCATTGCTGACTTGTCACCGTTACTTTTTGGTGAGGTCATTATTAATCAACAAACGTTGACGCCAAATGGCCTTAACCATAAACAACAAAACTCTTCTTTTACTAAGTTGCCGCATTGA
- a CDS encoding adenylosuccinate lyase, translated as MDRTIYQEPLVSRYTSKEMQHLFSEQKKFETWRQCWIALAEAQHELGLGLVTAEMVDELKRHALDIDFDLAARKEKEIRHDVMAHVFAYGQKCPLAEPIIHLGATSQFVGCNADLLIQKEALQLVKKGLVNVIANLARFSMTHKDLATLGYTHYQAAQPTTVGKRNTLYLQDLLMDLDYLEALESQIKARGAKGTVGTQASFMDLFAGDHQKVKDLDKLVSIKLGFTDVFDVTGQTYTRKLDMKTAETLAGIGATAHKFAVDLRLLSNLKVQEEPFAKDQVGSSAMAYKRNPMRSERMTGLSRKLMGLPADFAATYANQWFERTLDDSAIRRMDIPQAFLLTDAILKLFVNITDGMVVYPKQIERHLSQEIPFMATEKILMACVERGKSRQEMHEVIKVHSIAAGLVVKQEGKDNDLLVRLGNDPTVPFSPEELLALIADSGQFTGRASAQTTEFICNVVEPRLSMHQHMLNCDYGDIQI; from the coding sequence ATGGACCGTACTATCTATCAAGAGCCGTTGGTTAGCAGATACACAAGTAAGGAGATGCAGCACCTCTTCTCTGAGCAAAAAAAATTCGAGACCTGGCGTCAGTGCTGGATCGCTTTGGCTGAAGCTCAACATGAACTGGGGCTTGGATTGGTCACGGCAGAAATGGTCGATGAATTAAAGCGCCATGCCCTAGATATAGATTTCGATCTGGCAGCTCGCAAAGAGAAAGAAATCCGTCACGATGTTATGGCCCATGTCTTTGCTTATGGCCAGAAGTGCCCCTTGGCCGAGCCCATAATTCATCTTGGAGCCACTTCTCAATTCGTTGGTTGCAATGCTGACCTGCTTATCCAGAAAGAAGCGTTGCAGCTTGTCAAGAAAGGGCTTGTTAATGTTATCGCCAACCTTGCCAGGTTCAGCATGACACACAAGGATCTGGCCACTTTGGGGTACACTCACTATCAGGCTGCGCAGCCTACCACAGTTGGTAAGCGCAATACGCTGTATCTGCAAGATTTACTGATGGATCTCGACTATCTTGAAGCGCTTGAGTCTCAAATCAAAGCTCGTGGGGCCAAGGGTACTGTCGGGACCCAGGCGTCTTTTATGGACCTTTTTGCTGGCGATCACCAGAAAGTTAAGGATCTTGATAAGTTAGTTTCAATAAAGCTTGGATTTACCGATGTTTTTGATGTTACAGGTCAGACTTATACTCGCAAGCTTGACATGAAGACCGCTGAAACGCTTGCCGGTATCGGTGCCACTGCTCATAAATTTGCTGTTGACTTGAGGCTATTGTCAAATCTTAAGGTGCAAGAGGAACCATTTGCCAAAGATCAAGTGGGGAGTTCGGCGATGGCCTATAAACGCAATCCTATGCGTAGTGAGAGGATGACTGGATTATCTCGTAAGTTGATGGGGTTGCCTGCTGACTTTGCTGCGACTTATGCCAATCAGTGGTTTGAGCGGACCTTGGATGACTCTGCCATCCGTCGAATGGATATCCCTCAGGCCTTCTTGTTGACGGATGCGATTCTAAAGCTATTTGTTAACATAACTGATGGAATGGTTGTTTACCCAAAGCAAATTGAACGTCATCTTTCGCAGGAAATTCCATTTATGGCCACAGAAAAGATATTAATGGCCTGTGTGGAGCGAGGAAAGAGTCGTCAGGAAATGCATGAAGTGATCAAAGTTCACTCTATTGCCGCTGGGTTGGTTGTGAAGCAAGAAGGAAAGGATAATGATCTTCTCGTGCGTCTTGGCAACGATCCAACTGTTCCTTTTTCCCCTGAGGAACTCCTTGCCCTGATCGCCGATTCAGGACAGTTTACCGGTAGGGCTAGTGCTCAAACTACAGAATTTATTTGTAACGTGGTCGAACCAAGACTCTCCATGCACCAACACATGCTTAATTGCGATTATGGAGATATTCAGATATGA